The Candidatus Abyssobacteria bacterium SURF_5 DNA segment TGGCAGATGATAGATTTCGCCGAGCCTTGCGGTTCCTCCGCCATGACTTTCACGTAGTCCGAGCCATACCGCTGGTACAGCCGCTGGATCACGTATGCCGGCACTCCGTATTCCTTCGACGCCTCATGAAGGTCCACTTCGCCCTCGCCTCCCGGCAGCGGCTCGAGATGAGTGCGGCTTCGCTCCTTGATCCCCAGTTTCTGACAGATAACATCCGTGGCATGCTCAGCCATCAACCGATAACTGGCAAATTTTCCGCCCGCAATCGACAATAACCCTCTGATGTTTTCCGTCTGCTCGTGATCGAATACCTTATGCTCGCGCGAGAGATCGTCTTCATTCTTGCGCCATTCGAAAAGCGTCGGCCTGACTCCCGCGAATGCGCGTATCATGCGCTCCTTGCGAATCGACGGGAACACGCGCTCGATGCCCTCCAGAAGATATTGTATTTCGTCGCGAGTGACGGTGAGATTATCCATGTCGCCGTAGTAATCGTCGTCGGTGGTGCCGACCAGCGACGTGTTCTCGTACGGCAGCACGAAAATGCTTCTGCCGTCGATCGTCTCGGCGGTTATCGCCACATTCGAAAGCCTGCGGTCAAAAACCAGATGGATCCCCTTTGCCGGCCGAATCTTCACTTCTGCGCCGGCCATTTTGGCGACGCCGGGCGACCACGGACCGCCGGCATTGAAGATTATCCGCGCGCCGATTTCCTCGCGCTCGCCGGTCAGCGTGTTCCTCAGCTTCGCGCCGACCGCGCGCCGATTGGAATCGATCATGATCTTTTCCGCAATCGTATGATTGCGGATTTCCGCTCCATACCGGTGGGCCGAGAGTATGTTGAGGATGGTGAGCCGGAACGGACTGCATCCCCATTCATCCATCGTGACAGCACCCGCAATCTGCTCGGTCAGGCCGGGCTCCAGTTTCAATGCATCAGACCGGGAGAGTCGGGTATGCGGTCGCCCGTTCTTCAGAGGGACGAACCGATCATACGCTTCCATGAAAGTCTCGATCAGCTCGATGTTGTATTTCCCGCCCTTCAGGACGGGGAAGATGAACGGGATGCGAAACAGAAGGAAAGGCGCGATTTTCTGGATGTAACCGGAATCCAGGCAGGATGTTCGGGTGGTCTCAATGTCGTATTCGAGATAGCGGGGACCGCCGTGTATCATGCCGCTGCATGCGCCCGTCGCGCCCGCGGCGAAATCGGTTTTCTCGACGAGGATCGTCTTGAGCCCGCGCATCGCGCAGTCGCGCGCAATGCCGGCCCCGTTGATGCCTCCTCCGATAATCAGTACATCGTAATGCGGCATTGGTCAACTGAAATGGTTTCTTACAGGAAGATATGAAAGCCGCCGTAATAACCGTGATATGTCCGCCGGCTTTTGTTCATTCTCATTCTAGCGCAACAACCCGCCCGAAGTCAATGAATTGTCTTGCTTTTCGAGCCGTGTTTAGGAGCGGATAGCAACCGGCAACTCGCGAAGTCTATTGTCATAACTTTTAAAATAGGATAGAATTGGACCACTAACGGATGGCGACACCTATTTGGACACGTTCCCGCACGGAGTAACAGCCGCGGTTCTTACCGCAGGAGGCAAAAATGAAGACGCTCCGACTTCTCTCCGCTATCTGCATCCTTCTGTTGTTTTCTACATCAGCTCTGGCACAGGACGCGGCCGAGAACAACAAGGTCATTGATGACCTGATCAAGAAAGCCGAAGACGTCAAGAGCTATAAAGTCGATATCAACACGCTAACGCACGCCATGGGCGAACCGATCACGATCAAGGGAACAATGTCCTTCGAACAGCCCGGTAAGATGCGCATGAGCACGGTAACCGATATGATGGGCGGAATGAAGCAGGACATTTACAAGACGGGCGATATTATCTGGACCTACATGCCGATCATGAAGATGACAACCAAGATGGACGTCTCACGTCTCAAGCAGGAGATGCCGGGACAACAGCCGGATATGGATGAGTCCGACGTGGCGACCATGCTCAAGGATTTCCCGAAAGACGCCATCACTTTCGTCGGGAAAAAGAAGGCCGACGGGAAGGATGTTTACGTTCTCCGGGTCGCGCCGGAAAAATTCAACATGGACATGACTGCTCCTCAGAAAAACTTCCCCGTCCAGCCGAAAAAAATCGAGTTCCTCGTTTACGCGGACAATGGACTGCCTCACAAGATACTCATGTACGGCAAGGATGACGCGCTCATCATGGAGCAGACGTACTCGAATTATCAACTGAACATCGATATCCCCGACTCGGAATTCGAATTCACGCCGCCCGAAGGCGCACAGGTGATGGACATGACCGAGGCAACCATCAACATGATGAGGCAAATGAAGGAAAGCGAACAGGCTCAACCCGCTCCGGCTGAATAGCGTTCCCGGTTCCCCTTGAGCAATCAGAGACGGTGCAGAATGAGAAATATCGAATTGAAGTATCCTCACAAGAATAAGTCGGGCTTCGTTCCACTTGTCTCGCCGCGGAATTCGCGGCTGAAACTGATCGAGTTCGGCACGGTCACGCTTTCTCGCGGCGAGCGCCTCCGGCTGCCGTGCGCGGAGAAGGAGATCGCGCTGCTGCTCATCTCGGGCCGCTGCTCGATCGACGCCGAAAAAGAACGGTGGACGCTCGGTCCCCGACACGATATCTTCTCCGAATTTCCGTGGGCGTGGTACGGGCGAGGCATCGATGGATTCTCCATCGTCGCCCGCTCGAAAGTCGAGGCCGTCGTGTCAGCGACGCCGGCAAAGGCAAGAGAGCCTCACGTATGCGCCATCGCGCCGGATGCGGTGATCGAGCGGCAGGTTGGCGCCGATACGTATGCGCGCCGGGTGCGTACGGTTATCGGAGAAGATTTCCCTGCGGAACGACTTCTCCTGGGTGAGACAATTAACGAGGCCGGCAAATGGTCGAGCTATCCGCCGCACCGCCACGAAAAGGATTCGCCCCCGCACGAGGCGAAGCTCGAAGAGGTTTATTACTACCGCACCGAGAAGAGAAACGGATTCGGCGTTCAGCGGATCTATACCGACGACGGCCGCATCGATGAAACGCACACCGTCCGGCAGGGCGACGTCTGCGTGCTCCCGCGCGGCTATCATCCGGTTTCCGCAGCGCCAAGTTCGAAGCTCTATTATTTCTGGGTTCTGGCTGGGAAGAACCGAAAAATGCATGTCCGCGTGGACCCGCAGTTCGCGGAGTAAAACCCCGATCTGGCATTCTAGCAGGGGAGGAGGATATTGGAAAGCAGGCTTTCGAAAAGGTTCGGGCTGGAGGGTAAAGTTGCTGTCGTTCTGGGCGGCACGAGCGGCATCGGCAAGGCGATAGCCCTGGGGCTCGCAGAGGCCGGCGCCGACGTCGCGCCTGTCTCGCGCCGAAAAGAGAAGGTCGAGGAAACAGCGCTCGAAATCGAGCGCATCTCGGGAAAGAAACCACCGATTGCGGCCGCCGACGTTCTCGACAAGTCGGCCGTCGCAGAAGCGTTCTCCAGAATCGCGGCGGAATGCGGGCGCCTCGATATCCTGGTGAATTCGGCCGGCGCCACAATCAAGAAGCCCTCGATCGAGTTAACCGAGGA contains these protein-coding regions:
- a CDS encoding outer membrane lipoprotein carrier protein LolA: MKTLRLLSAICILLLFSTSALAQDAAENNKVIDDLIKKAEDVKSYKVDINTLTHAMGEPITIKGTMSFEQPGKMRMSTVTDMMGGMKQDIYKTGDIIWTYMPIMKMTTKMDVSRLKQEMPGQQPDMDESDVATMLKDFPKDAITFVGKKKADGKDVYVLRVAPEKFNMDMTAPQKNFPVQPKKIEFLVYADNGLPHKILMYGKDDALIMEQTYSNYQLNIDIPDSEFEFTPPEGAQVMDMTEATINMMRQMKESEQAQPAPAE
- a CDS encoding FAD-dependent oxidoreductase — its product is MPHYDVLIIGGGINGAGIARDCAMRGLKTILVEKTDFAAGATGACSGMIHGGPRYLEYDIETTRTSCLDSGYIQKIAPFLLFRIPFIFPVLKGGKYNIELIETFMEAYDRFVPLKNGRPHTRLSRSDALKLEPGLTEQIAGAVTMDEWGCSPFRLTILNILSAHRYGAEIRNHTIAEKIMIDSNRRAVGAKLRNTLTGEREEIGARIIFNAGGPWSPGVAKMAGAEVKIRPAKGIHLVFDRRLSNVAITAETIDGRSIFVLPYENTSLVGTTDDDYYGDMDNLTVTRDEIQYLLEGIERVFPSIRKERMIRAFAGVRPTLFEWRKNEDDLSREHKVFDHEQTENIRGLLSIAGGKFASYRLMAEHATDVICQKLGIKERSRTHLEPLPGGEGEVDLHEASKEYGVPAYVIQRLYQRYGSDYVKVMAEEPQGSAKSIICQCESVTEAEIRHAIRHEWARTLDDVRRRTRLGAGPCQGCRCTLSAACILAEELHLNPDDLTEVAKAFLQERWKGKLPILSGLQLAQEEINRAAHFLSANLHEMIAAERYTLHGG
- the iolB gene encoding 5-deoxy-glucuronate isomerase → MRNIELKYPHKNKSGFVPLVSPRNSRLKLIEFGTVTLSRGERLRLPCAEKEIALLLISGRCSIDAEKERWTLGPRHDIFSEFPWAWYGRGIDGFSIVARSKVEAVVSATPAKAREPHVCAIAPDAVIERQVGADTYARRVRTVIGEDFPAERLLLGETINEAGKWSSYPPHRHEKDSPPHEAKLEEVYYYRTEKRNGFGVQRIYTDDGRIDETHTVRQGDVCVLPRGYHPVSAAPSSKLYYFWVLAGKNRKMHVRVDPQFAE